From the genome of Papaver somniferum cultivar HN1 unplaced genomic scaffold, ASM357369v1 unplaced-scaffold_21, whole genome shotgun sequence:
tgcaTTTTTTGTCAAATGgtaattaatttcatttttgCTAGATATAGAACTTGATTTGGAAAGCCGCTACAGTGTGGGATGTCAGAAACTTCGCCATGGAATACTTGAACATGGGAGTAGGTCACTTTATTCATGGCTACTgccatttagggttttctttaTTGTTACGTCTCTATCCAAATAAGGACCTATATATTGCACATGAAAGTATTTGTTGTTTACAACTCATGCCCCACGGTAATTCAACTTGGAATTAATTATCGATGACACCAATGTTTATTTTCAATCTCTTTTGACAAGTAAATCAAAGTTTGTTTATCATAAAGAAATTATGCAACCAGTTATTTACTCAGCGGTACAGATTCTTTGGCAGTCAAATACTAGTACCAATGTTACCGTGCGTGAAGAATCTTATTATGTCTCAAATATTGTGCATAAATGTCAAATTTGTATTCAACATTCCATTCTCGAGTTGGACTTATCTTTACATGAACCCTAAAATTTATGAATTTGAGTCCTAAAGCATTCGTATTTTATTTTCTTACGCGTACAGAAGGCTCCAGAACTACAACTGAAAGTGGAACTACTTGTAAATTTGCAGCCTGCCAGGAATAGGAAATTAATCCTAAATTAACATAGAAGAGAAAATAGAATATCAAGGTGcatctgtatatatatatatatatatatatatataccacaccCAGCATCACTATTTCTATAGTTTCTGCTTTTCTAAGAGACAACaaagaaattaatggaggaagatAAGTCAGGGAATTCGCTGCAAACTGCAGGAACCGATGGCAAGAAACGCAATATTTCGTATTTTTATGAACCAACAATAGGTGATTATTATTACGGCCGAAGTCATCCGATGAAACCACATAAAATTCGTATGGCACACAGCTTAATAGTTGGTTATGAGCTTGATAAATCAATGGaaatctgtaaaccatatgaaGCTACACCTAAAGATATTGCCAAGTTCCATTCAGATGATTACGTTGAGTTTTTGTCTGCTGTTAGTCCGGAATCTTTATCTGATCATAAGAGGTTTAATGTTGGTACTGAGGATTGTCCTGTTTTTGAAGGTTTGTTTGAGTTTTGTCAAGCTTCTGCTGGTGGTTCTATTGGTGCTGCTACTAAACTGAATAGAGGGGATGCTGATATAGCTTTGAATTGGGCTGGGGGTTTGAATCATGCTAAAAAGTGTGAAGCCTCAGGGTTTTGTTATGTTAATGATATCGTTCTTGGAATTCTTGAATTGCTCAAGGATCATCAACGTGTTTTGTATGTCGATATCGATGTGCACCATGGAGATGGAGTGGAGGAGGCATTTCTCACTACAAACAGAGTCATGACTGTCTCGTTTCACAAATTCGGGAACTATTTTCCATGGACTGGTCATCTTAAGGACATTGGTAAAGGTTAATGGCAACtgtaagatgaaacttagcttatataaagacaattctctttattgatgtttagaaaatctctcaaaactaaacacaagctctaatcttgctcatacgATCaatcacaactttggtgatcatatatatatagaactatgaattccttttcctagtcctattatcttattacatgtctttccttttcttagaactagatgacttctaattcccttaggattatatcaatttcctaatcttgtcctaaccagcttgttagtgacttctatgttgaagtttaaccaacattctccccgttaagcttcaaccttacccgtgataTATCTTGTACTCCagtcagttgtctcatttcttcaaacttgatccgagctaatgcctttgtcaatatatctgctttctgctcagttcccggtatgtgttctacgttaatgacctccttctcgatgcattctcgtatgaaatgataccttttgtgaatgtgtttcgtcttcccatgaaacactggatttttagtgagtgcaattgcagacttattatcaatcttgatgagaactttttcaggttctcttcctttgatttcacccaacagttcttgaagccatattgattgtttagctgcttctgttgcagccataaactcagcttcacaggatgagaaggctacagtgtcttgcttctgtgaacaccatgtaataggtgcttctcctagataaaatatatgaccagttgtactttttccatcatcttggtcaatattatgactgctgtcactatacccaacaattccttttgatcctcctcgaccatacttcaatccacagctgattgttcctcttagatatctcaatatctgctttattacatcaccatgagacttgcgtggactctgcatataacggattgctactcccacagagaaagccaagtctggtcttgtgtgtaacaagtatataaggcatccaacatttcttctataactcgttggatcaatctcagcttcttcttttgcctttgaaactttaagtccaaactccattggtatcttagttggattacaagtttcaagtcctgcttctttcagaattctccttgcataagattcttgtttaatctgaatcccatctactccttgatggacttctatgccaaggtaataagtgagttttccgaggtctgacatctcaaactttgatgacatttctctcttgaactcgtggatcaccttaagggagttgtctgtcaaaaatagatcatctacatagactgtaatcacaagaagcgttcccttttcttctcttctgtatactgatgtttatttagagcacttaacaaatcttatttctcttaagatttgatctaactttgtattccaggctcgaggagcttgtcttagaccatatagagcttttgataacttataaaccttatgctcttgtccttttacttcaaaaccttctggttgttcaacatacacatcttctcgcaattcaccatgtaagaatgctgccttaacgtctaagtggtgaatttcccatgattttgatgcttcttctgctattaagagacgaattgccTCTAGTCTAGCAACTAGTGCGAAAgattcatcaaagtctatgcctgattcttgaacgtatcccttagctacaagtcttgcttatatttgttgacagtaccatcatcattccgttttattttgaagatccacttaagaccaatcacttttgccccacctggcttatcaactaaa
Proteins encoded in this window:
- the LOC113339373 gene encoding histone deacetylase 6-like; the encoded protein is MEEDKSGNSLQTAGTDGKKRNISYFYEPTIGDYYYGRSHPMKPHKIRMAHSLIVGYELDKSMEICKPYEATPKDIAKFHSDDYVEFLSAVSPESLSDHKRFNVGTEDCPVFEGLFEFCQASAGGSIGAATKLNRGDADIALNWAGGLNHAKKCEASGFCYVNDIVLGILELLKDHQRVLYVDIDVHHGDGVEEAFLTTNRVMTVSFHKFGNYFPWTGHLKDIGKGTGKNYALNVPLDDGIDNESFKGLFRPIIGKVVQVYQPEAVVLQCGADSLSGDRLGCFNLSIKGHADCLRYLRSFNVPLMVLGGGGYTIRNVARCWCYETAIAVGADEKLDNNLPAGNKYMEYFGPDNILHFETSRMENKNSAEDLEKLRNSLLERLTKMVHAPSVQFQERPHTTEPPAEEEEDMDER